A genome region from Sphaeramia orbicularis chromosome 19, fSphaOr1.1, whole genome shotgun sequence includes the following:
- the dbf4b gene encoding protein DBF4 homolog B: protein MQQQQQKYPEKCGLLGKLCSGQKKLEGKIFYLDQVKKRCTALLLEAICLLGGKVESFLHKDVNFVVTGNQEGLTEQRSLDSKAGTKVMSEEPQRPVRQRESIFSNDKQRPSTSRPMACGSRGKALLEKAIRNNERLQGSSVLANARSWGVKILHADDVLLYLKRLTRESISAKQKSEKVHPKQGSHVVKATALRSPYLKIEDSSRKYKPLHMQSMTFPTMYYLGRFSPFECPPPPRFDKWAEPEKKKNREMSKVENSIEDKSKSPLSPLSCNPSPWKPRKKDLSYCECCQQAYTNQDEHLQSSQHRTFALDSSNYGMVDQLIAAMIPGFDPNPSDQLEEPLNRPPTPVPLQDVCELEPLTDVETEHAVQALRMQHSPFSAHISSPTRGPASPFQGVQCLITNEADVDMQLLTPETDCQVPEGQVHNLSPTMPMLDPEPVCHHSICQQPDKPPSSCPDIHCLSSDNCFLPPVLSPQVPNPYHMEPHSPYSEPPVLSPQQYPAEEPMEEDFCKMDFPADTLLISAPVFHFKSLVKAEGEVEMDQKKLLGLSRTVCLNSIMECNRLGSHRSRSLPRPSTKPSNPKKRCRSASPACRLSKRRRKTSVGGYSNKWLEKSESELTTMIEDFSLFDKKSSQMIQSSPIPVSPSICTVQRLGLKQQTSSTVSVTCVKDQTTWPLHSQASLLATPLQFPSDKCQSVFSSQDSQHSLSHSTSICIEPALIPDFATLDPSSSDSDWDSDLLSRLGPASVTPASPTEQICELDKELLHRPCTWMHDTSYESRLHTVLQPSTQTVSLCGDEVDPTVFSRTVVQIVEVQH from the exons atgcagcagcagcagcagaagtatcCAGAGAAGTGTGGTCTTCTAGGCAAACTGTGCTCTGGGCAGAAGAAATTGGAAGGGAAGATCTTCTATCTAGACCAAGTGAAAAAACGTTGCACAGCCTTGCTTTTGGAGGCTATATGTCTTCTTGGAGGG AAAGTTGAAAGCTTCCTGCACAAGGATGTGAACTTTGTTGTCACTGGAAACCAGGAGGGTCTGACAGAACAGAGGTCTCTGGATAGCAAAGCAGGGACCAAAGTCATGAGTGAAGAACCTCAGCGTCCTGTTAGGCAGCGGGAAAGTATCTTCAGCAATGACAAACAGCGACCAAGCACCAGTAGACCAATG GCTTGTGGCAGCCGGGGGAAGGCTCTGCTCGAAAAAGCCATTCGTAACAAT GAGCGACTACAGGGGAGCAGTGTTTTGGCCAATGCCCGATCATGGGGAGTCAAGATTTTGCATGCAGATG ATGTCCTTTTATATCTGAAACGGCTCACTCGAGAGAGCATCAGCGCTAAACAGAAGTCAGAG aaaGTGCACCCCAAACAAGGTTCTCATGTTGTCAAAG CCACAGCTTTAAGGTCTCCCTATCTTAAAATTGAAGATTCAAGCAG GAAATACAAGCCTTTGCATATGCAGTCTATGACCTTCCCCACTATGTACTATTTGGGCCGATTCAGTCCCTTTgaatgtcctcctcctcctcggttTGACAAATGGGCTGAgccagaaaagaagaaaaaccg ggAGATGAGCAAAGTTGAAAACAGCATTGAAGACAAATCAAAATCTCCACTCAGCCCACTCAGTTGTAACCCGTCACCTTGGAAGCCACGCAAAAAGGACCTGTCTTATTGTGAATGCTGCCAGCAAGCATATACTAATCAGGACGAG CATTTACAGTCCAGTCAGCACCGTACGTTTGCTCTGGATTCCTCTAACTACGGTATGGTGGATCAACTCATCGCTGCAATGATTCCAGGATTTGACCCCAATCCATCCGACCAGTTGGAAGAACCACTAAACAG ACCACCAACTCCTGTGCCCCTCCAAGATGTCTGTGAACTGGAGCCACTCACTGATGTTGAGACGGAGCATGCTGTCCAGGCCTTGAGAATGCAACACTCACCTTTCAGTGCTCACATCTCTAGCCCTACTCGAGGCCCTGCCAGTCCATTCCAGGGAGTTCAGTGTCTCATCACAAATGAAGCAGATGTGGACATGCAGCTTTTGACTCCAGAGACAGACTGCCAGGTTCCTGAAGGGCAGGTTCACAATTTAAGCCCCACTATGCCCATGTTGGATCCCGAGCCAGTATGCCACCACTCAATCTGCCAGCAGCCTGATAAGCCTCCATCTTCTTGCCCTGACATTCACTGTCTATCGTCTGATAATTGCTTCTTGCCACCGGTCCTAAGCCCACAAGTCCCCAACCCCTACCACATGGAGCCACATAGCCCTTATTCGGAGCCACCTGTGCTCAGTCCTCAACAATATCCTGCAGAGGAGCCAATGGAAGAAGACTTTTGTAAAATGGATTTCCCAGCTGACACACTACTCATTTCAGCTCCAGTTTTTCACTTCAAGTCTTTGGTAAAAGCAGAGGGAGAAGTAGAGATGGATCAGAAAAAACTGCTAGGTCTCAGTCGGACCGTATGTTTGAACAGTATCATGGAGTGTAACAGACTGGGTTCGCATAGATCTCGTTCTCTTCCTCGGCCGTCCACTAAGCCTTCAAACCCCAAAAAGCGCTGCCGATCTGCTAGTCCTGCATGTAGGCTGAGCAAAAGGCGAAGGAAGACATCTGTGGGTGGCTACAGCAATAAGTGGCTTGAGAAGTCGGAAAGTGAACTTACGACAATGATTGAGGACTTTTCATTATTTGACAAGAAGTCGAGTCAAATGATTCAGTCCAGTCCTATACCAGTTTCTCCCAGTATATGCACAGTGCAAAGACTTGGGTTAAAACAACAGACTTCTTCCACAGTCAGTGTCACTTGTGTGAAGGATCAGACCACATGGCCGCTGCACTCACAAGCATCACTATTAGCTACTCCACTTCAATTCCCCAGTGATAAATGTCAGAGTGTGTTTTCTAGTCAAGACTCTCAGCACTCTCTTTCCCACTCGACCTCCATCTGCATAGAGCCAGCCCTCATCCCAGATTTCGCTACACTGGATCCGTCATCGTCAGACTCTGACTGGGACTCTGACCTGCTGTCACGGCTTGGCCCGGCATCAGTGACCCCCGCGTCACCCACTGAACAGATCTGTGAACTCGACAAAGAACTCCTCCACAGGCCATGCACCTGGATGCACGACACCAGCTATGAGTCACGTCTTCATACTGTCCTTCAGCCCTCAACCCAAACAGTATCCCTGTGTGGGGACGAAGTGGATCCCACAGTGTTTTCCAGGACTGTAGTGCAGATTGTTGAGGTTCAAcactga
- the LOC115410635 gene encoding gap junction gamma-1 protein-like, with protein sequence MSWSFLTRLLEEIHNHSTFVGKIWLTVLIVFRIVLTAVGGESIYYDEQSKFVCNSGQPGCENVCYDAFAPLSHVRFWIFQIILVATPSLMYLGYAVHKITRAEEQSDSGGVSGFSRRKSRKNYLAGRRQHRGLEEAEDDNEEDPMIYEMAEVEHNSEAAKGSCDGQGKGKVRHDGRQRIKQDGLMRIYVFQLLARSLLEVAFLCGQYALYGFAVPATYVCSDLPCPHHVDCFVSRPTEKTIFLLIMYAVSILCLVLNIWELLHLGIGTICEIIRSRQLQVDDDELCGLTKGPDTIETGLNREEYNSYPFSWSAPSAPPGYNIAIKPLLVSTGTRDQPLPITDLTNTKMACRQNHVNIAQEERQHCSNNDDNLHRGGMGDAPRGLHKDVGQPQNRLEADKQVYNKQQGHTNNHSKRKHRQVSKHTSSKVDVDRGSSSTSSSSKYGEIKGSEWI encoded by the coding sequence ATGAGTTGGAGTTTCCTGACTCGTCTGCTGGAGGAAATCCACAACCATTCCACATTTGTGGGGAAGATTTGGCTCACCGTCCTCATAGTTTTCCGCATTGTGCTGACAGCAGTAGGTGGCGAGTCCATCTACTATGATGAGCAGAGCAAATTTGTCTGCAACTCAGGCCAACCGGGCTGTGAGAATGTGTGCTACGACGCCTTCGCTCCACTCTCACACGTTCGCTTCTGGATCTTCCAGATTATTCTTGTGGCCACACCATCTCTCATGTACCTGGGCTATGCAGTCCACAAAATTACTCGGGCAGAGGAACAGTCGGACAGTGGGGGGGTGAGTGGATTTTCGCGGAGAAAATCCAGGAAGAACTATCTGGCAGGGAGAAGGCAGCACAGGGGCTTGGAAGAGGCTGAGGATGACAATGAGGAAGACCCCATGATCTATGAAATGGCAGAGGTGGAACACAACAGTGAAGCAGCAAAAGGAAGTTGTGATGGGCAGGGAAAGGGCAAAGTTCGGCATGATGGGCGCCAACGGATCAAACAGGATGGGTTGATGCGCATTTATGTATTTCAGCTTTTGGCCCGCTCTTTACTGGAAGTGGCTTTCCTGTGTGGACAGTATGCCCTGTATGGATTTGCAGTGCCTGCCACATATGTTTGTTCAGACCTGCCCTGCCCTCACCATGTGGACTGCTTTGTATCACGGCCCACTGAGAAAACTATCTTCCTCCTCATCATGTATGCAGTCTCCATTCTCTGTCTGGTACTTAATATATGGGAGCTGCTTCACTTGGGAATAGGTACCATCTGTGAGATTATACGCTCTCGCCAGTTGCAGGTTGATGATGATGAGCTTTGTGGATTAACAAAAGGGCCAGATACTATTGAGACTGGATTGAACAGAGAAGAATACAACAGCTACCCTTTTTCTTGGAGTGCACCATCAGCTCCACCTGGGTACAACATCGCCATCAAGCCTCTTTTGGTTTCTACAGGGACCCGTGACCAGCCACTACCCATCACCGACCTCACTAACACCAAGATGGCATGCAGGCAGAATCACGTGAACATTGCCCAAGAGGAGCGTCAGCACTGCTCCAATAATGATGACAACCTGCACAGAGGAGGGATGGGAGACGCCCCGAGAGGACTTCATAAGGACGTTGGTCAGCCTCAGAACCGGCTGGAGGCTGACAAACAGGTCTACAACAAGCAGCAGGGCCACACTAACAACCATAGCAAACGGAAACACCGGCAGGTCTCCAAACATACCTCAAGCAAAGTAGACGTAGACAGGGGCAGCAGTAGCACCAGTAGTAGCAGCAAATACGGAGAGATAAAAGGTTCTGAGTGGATCTAA